The following is a genomic window from Chryseobacterium sp. StRB126.
GAGTAATATTAGTATTTCCGAACACTTTTGCTCCCTGAAGAAATACCGTAGCCTGCTTTACTTCAATTTCCTTCTTTATTTCCTGTGCCTTGAAGAAAACTACTGAAAATATTGTGATTAAAAGATAGCGTTTCATCGTCTATTATTTTAAATTATAAAGTAAAATTACCCGTATTTAAACCTGAAATTGGGGATACTTGGTGAAGAGAGATTTTCACTTGGTGAATGGCTAACCACCTATTTTCTATTCTTTTTTGACACGAATGCCTTTTGTAAATCTGGAGGCATCCGGGGCCCAACAAAAACAAAAAAGGCTGCCAAAAATAGGGCAGCCTCTCTTAAATCTGTTATTTTAAAGGATTTCGTATCTCGTTTTGATACTATATTTTAACTTGATGTTTTCGATGTTGTCAAAAGACATGTCTACCGGAGCATCTGCCATTTCAAGCTGTGCATTGCTCATTCTACCTTTGTAGGCAACTGGCATCACGGTGTCGCTGGTGTAATCTTCAATCTCAACAATTTCCAGAACATTCCCTACTTTTTTGCCCATGCTTTCCAACAGATAATCGGCCTTTTCTTTCGCCGCTTTTAAAGCATTGATCTTTACTGCTTTTCTGAAATCTGCAATCTTGGTGTTCTTTACTTCGGAGATGCTCAGGTTGCTTACCCATTTCTGGTTCAGGTCTTCAAAGATTTTGTTAAGGTTTGATTTTGCACTGGCTTTAAATACATAGTTCTTAGAAAACTTTCCGTTTTTGGCGTAAATGTTCTGGTATGAAGATTTAAACTTGATATCTTCGTTCTTTACTCCTGCATTCTTTAAGATATCAAACATCTTCTTTTCATTGTCTGCCAGATCATTTTTGTTATCACCTTTTATTCCGATGCTGAAGGTTACTTCATCCGGTTCTACTTCCATTTCTGCAACCCCTGTTACTTCAATTGCGTTTTTCTTTACTTCCTGAGCGTTTACAAAACTTCCCAGCGTTAAAATTCCGATTACTAAAAAATGTTTCAATTTCATAATTTCTTGTTTTTACTTTTAAATTCTGATGTAAAATTAGTTCGATCTGATGCTGAAAATCGGGAGACTTGGTGAAATGGAACTTTCACTTGGTGAGATGGGATAAAATGGAACTTTTATTTAATCAATGATATTTTAACTTTAAGTTTTCGATCCAAATTATTTAATAACGCTAAAAATATTATATCTAATAAATGTCCTTGCGAGCCCTTGTGTTAAATCATCAATTGAAGAACGGTACATATTCCTATTTGCTATAAATAATTTAATAACGCTAAGAATCGCAAAGAGTAGATGATAGTTATGCGAAATATTCCGTTCGCAAGGGCATTTCATTCAGCAATGTACATAATCAGTTTTCATTTGCTGAGCGTTAGCACCTCTGCGAACGTAAAAATATTATATCTAATAAATGTCCTTGCGAGCCCTTGCGTTAAATCATCAATTGAAGAATGGTACTTATTCCTATTTGCTATAAATAATTTAATAACGCTAAGAATCGCAAAGGGTGGATGAAAGCTGTGCTGGATATTTCCGTTCGCAAGGGCATTTCATTCAGCTATGTATATTGTTAGTTTTCATTTGCTGAGTGCTAGCGCCTCTGCGAACGGAAAATATTATATATAATGTCCTTGCGAGCCCTTGCGTTAAATCATCAATTGAAGAACGGTACATATTCCTATTTGCTATAAATAATTTAATAACGCTAAGAATCGCAAAGGGTAGATGATAGTTATGCTAAATATTCCGTTCGCAAGGGCATTTCATTCAGCAATGTACATAATCAGTTTTCATTTGCTGAGCGTTAGCGCCTCTGCGAACGGAAAATATTATATATAATGTCCTTGCGAAGCTCAGCGCTTAAATAATTCAAAATATTATCAACTCAAAAAATTAATGATGACCAACTTGGTGAAATTATATTTTCACTTGGTGAAGGATAGAAGTTGATCAATAAAGTTTTACTTACTTTGCATTAAAGATTTGAAATCCGTGAAATTAGTTTTTAAAATACTGTTTATTTCAATATTGATGGTGGGAAATTACTTCTCAGCACAGGATACTACGAAGGTTTCCCAAGCAGTTAAATCTGCTGCAAAATTGAAGAAAGCCGTAGATAAAAATGATGATAAAGGAGTTGCTGATACGTATGTGGGAATGGCCACCGATTATTACAATCAGGGAAATTATGCCAAAAGTGAAGAGTATCTTGTGAAAGCAAAAGCTCTGTATCAAAAACTTAACGATAAAAAAAATCTGGAATCTGTTACCCGAAAACTAGCCCAATCACAGGAAAAACAAAATAAAATAACACCTGCCATCAGTAATTATAGCATGGCGGCAGAGATGTCTTATAGTACAAAAAGCAGGGCCGTTAATTCAAATGATGCTGCAAGGCTTTCTTCTCCTGCACCTGAAGTGAAGGCAGAAGCCATTCAGAATAATATTAATATAAGCAAAAAGGAAAATGAGCAGGCTGATGTTGCAGCAGGATATAGTCAATTGGCAGATATCAATATTCAGCAGAAAGATGTTGCCAAAGCTGCAGAAAACCTCAATGCAGCTTATAAAATTTCTAAAAAAGAAGCTCCTCAGCAAGCTCTGGAAATTAATCAGAAGCTGGCCAATCTTTATGTGGAAAATAAAAACTTTGATAAAGCCATTGAAGCCAAAAAGAAAGTTTTAAAGGAAAATTTTGTCAAGGAAAATTCACAGGAAAAAGTGAATCAGATTCAGGAGTTGGCAGATATTTATATTAAAAAGAATGATCCGAAAGAAGCTGTAGATTTATTGAAGAATGCGTACGGGATTGCTTTGGATAAAGGCCATACGTTGGAAGCTCAGAAGAGTGTGAAAAAACTGGATAGTTTGTATGCCATCTCAGGAAATGTTGATGCTTCAGTTCAGTTGTACAGAGACTTTCTGGGAAAACTTCCGAATCTGGTTTCCAAAGACAGAAGTCTGATAGATAATAAGATTCTGGAAGATACGGAACAGAGAATTTCTCAGCTGGAGAAGGAAAAAGAGCTAAAGGACGAGCTTATCCGTAAGAAAAATGTCTTTAATTATGGTTTAATTGGAGCTTTGATTCTGCTGACCAGTCTGGTTATTTTCATTTTCAGAACCTTGAAGAAAGTTCAGATCAAAAATAAAAAAATAGCTCTTCAGTCTCTCAGACGGGAGATGAATCCCCACTTTATTTTTAACAGCCTAAATAGTGTTAATCACTTTATTGCTACAAATAATGAACTGGAAGCCAATCAATACCTGACGAAGTTTTCAAAACTGATGCGAGGGGTAATGGAAAACTCTACTGATGACTTTATTCCTTTCCAACAGGAATTGGATCTGTTACAGAATTATCTTGCTCTGGAAAAAACACGTTTTGCGGATAAATTTGATTACGAAATTGATGTAGATGAAAGTTTAAATCTTCAAAATTTGCAGGTTCCAGGAATGCTTGTACAACCTTTTCTTGAAAATGCTATCTGGCACGGACTGCGTTACAGAACAGAAAAAGGGTTGTTAAAATTAAGCTTCGAGAAAAATGAACAACAATTAAAGATCATTATTGAAGACAACGGAATAGGAATTGAAGAAAGTAAAAAACAGAAAACCCAACATCAGAAAACCCGCGAGGGAAGAGGCATGAAAAATACTCTGGAAAGAATTCAGCTGCTGAATGATCTGTACAAAAAGAATATTACCTGCTCTGTAAAGGATAAAGAGAATAACAGTGGTGTTTTGGTCACTATTCAAATTAATCTGCTATAAAAACAATATCATGAAAAAGCTTATATTTCTGT
Proteins encoded in this region:
- a CDS encoding histidine kinase produces the protein MKLVFKILFISILMVGNYFSAQDTTKVSQAVKSAAKLKKAVDKNDDKGVADTYVGMATDYYNQGNYAKSEEYLVKAKALYQKLNDKKNLESVTRKLAQSQEKQNKITPAISNYSMAAEMSYSTKSRAVNSNDAARLSSPAPEVKAEAIQNNINISKKENEQADVAAGYSQLADINIQQKDVAKAAENLNAAYKISKKEAPQQALEINQKLANLYVENKNFDKAIEAKKKVLKENFVKENSQEKVNQIQELADIYIKKNDPKEAVDLLKNAYGIALDKGHTLEAQKSVKKLDSLYAISGNVDASVQLYRDFLGKLPNLVSKDRSLIDNKILEDTEQRISQLEKEKELKDELIRKKNVFNYGLIGALILLTSLVIFIFRTLKKVQIKNKKIALQSLRREMNPHFIFNSLNSVNHFIATNNELEANQYLTKFSKLMRGVMENSTDDFIPFQQELDLLQNYLALEKTRFADKFDYEIDVDESLNLQNLQVPGMLVQPFLENAIWHGLRYRTEKGLLKLSFEKNEQQLKIIIEDNGIGIEESKKQKTQHQKTREGRGMKNTLERIQLLNDLYKKNITCSVKDKENNSGVLVTIQINLL
- a CDS encoding SIMPL domain-containing protein; translated protein: MKLKHFLVIGILTLGSFVNAQEVKKNAIEVTGVAEMEVEPDEVTFSIGIKGDNKNDLADNEKKMFDILKNAGVKNEDIKFKSSYQNIYAKNGKFSKNYVFKASAKSNLNKIFEDLNQKWVSNLSISEVKNTKIADFRKAVKINALKAAKEKADYLLESMGKKVGNVLEIVEIEDYTSDTVMPVAYKGRMSNAQLEMADAPVDMSFDNIENIKLKYSIKTRYEIL